A single region of the Malaclemys terrapin pileata isolate rMalTer1 chromosome 4, rMalTer1.hap1, whole genome shotgun sequence genome encodes:
- the LOC128836112 gene encoding glutamine amidotransferase-like class 1 domain-containing protein 1: protein MSRSVCLLAERLFLANSKVGDVVPRGARYHALLIPNCPGALTDLANSGYLARILQHFSNENKPICAVGHGVAALCCATNEDKSWVFQGYSLTGPSVYELIRQPSFASLSIIVEDFVKDSGATFSASKPDAVHIVLDRHLVTGQNENSTVIAVQNLILLCNGSRK, encoded by the exons GTTAGCAGAGCGCCTTTTCTTGGCCAACTCCAAAGTTGGGGACGTGGTACCCCGTG GTGCTAGATACCATGCCCTGTTGATTCCTAACTGTCCTGGGGCTTTGACTGACCTTGCAAACAGTGGATACCTAGCTAGGATATTGCAGCACTTCAGCAATGAGAACA AGCCTATTTGTGCTGTGGGACATGGAGTTGCTGCTTTATGCTGTGCCACAAATGAGGATAAATCGTGGGTATTTCAGGGATACAGCCTGACAGGG CCCTCTGTGTATGAGCTGATAAGGCAGCCCAGTTTTGCCAGTTTGTCCATTATTGTGGAGGACTTTGTGAAAGATTCTGGAGCTACCTTTAGCG CCAGCAAGCCAGATGCCGTACACATAGTTCTGGACAGGCACCTTGTTACAGGACAGAATGAGAATTCCACTGTTATAGCAGTCCAGAACCTTATTCTTCTCTGCAATGGCAG CAGGAAATGA